In Mobula hypostoma chromosome 11, sMobHyp1.1, whole genome shotgun sequence, the following are encoded in one genomic region:
- the armc7 gene encoding armadillo repeat-containing protein 7: MATSSRYVQSRSQGQDRFDYLQALVTEFQDTDSQESKEQVLANLANFAYDPSNYQYLRQLQVIDLFLDMLTEENERFVEFGIGGLCNLCLDKQNKEYILQNKGVQAVLDCLSSSNEETVLSAITTLMYLVTPLSHKEIASMPVIQCMLRFSLSKNKRLSNLATLFLKDVCSSEEVEKARNLQNHTALGIPLPKE; the protein is encoded by the exons ATGGCCACCTCTAGTCGGTATGTACAAAGTAGGTCCCAGGGGCAAGATCGGTTTGATTATCTCCAAGCCCTTGTTACTGAATTTCAAGATACTGACAGTCAAG AGTCAAAGGAGCAAGTTCTGGCAAACCTGGCTAATTTTGCTTATGATCCCAGTAACTATCAGTATCTTCGACAGCTGCAGGTCATTGACCTATTCCTGGACATGCTCACAGAAGAAAATGAAAGATTTGTAGAATTTGGAAtag GTGGTCTCTGTAACTTGTGCCTTGACAAACAGAACAAAGAATATATTTTACAGAATAAAGGAGTTCAGGCAGTACTGGACTGCTTATCCAGCTCTAATGAGGAAACTGTGCTGTCTGCCATTACCACGTTAATGTACCTAGTGACTCCTTTGTCCCACAAAGAAATAGCATCAATGCCGGTTATTCAGTGTATGCTACGGTTTTCTCTGTCCAAAAACAAGCGTCTGAGTAACTTAGCAACTTTGTTTCTAAAAGATGTCTGCTCTTCAGAAGAAGTAGAAAAAGCCAGAAATCTGCAGAATCACACAGCTTTGGGAATACCACTTCCAAAAGAATAG